GAGAAGCCATCGAGGCCGTCACCGAGCGCACCGCCTGGACGCTGAACAACTCCAAAGAGATCGAGATGGCACAGGGGCTGTCGGCCGACATCAAGACCTCGAAGGACTGACGGCGGCCGACTCTCATTACTCACCGGCGAACGAATCGCTTATCCGCTGATTCGTGGAACAAAGACGTACATGAAGGCAGTCGTTCTCGCGGCGGGCCAGGGGACACGGATGCGACCGCTGTCGGAATCGGTCCCGAAACCGATGCTTCCGGTCGCCGATCGCCCGCTCGCGGCACACACCGTCGACGCAGCGATCGATGCCGGAGCGGACGAAATCGTCATCGTCATCGGCTACGAGGGCGAACGGGTCCGCGACTACTTCGGCACCGAACGCCGGGGGACCCCCGTCTCCTACGCCGTCCAGGAAGAACAGGCCGGGACCGCCGACGCCGTCAACGCCGCTCGAGACCACCTCGAGGGTCCCTTCGCCGTGCTAAACGGCGACAACCTCTACGACCAGGCCGCGATCGACCGGTTGTTCGACGCGTGCCCCGCCGTCTGCGCGATCGAAGTCGAAGAACCGAGCAATTACGGCGTTCTCAGCACCGACGATAGCGGCGACGGCCACGTGACGGAAATCGTCGAGAAACCGGCCGAACCGCCGACGAACCTCGCCAACGCCGGCGCGTACGCCTTTCCGGCCGAGGCCCGCGAGTGGCTCGAGGTGCCCGCGAGCGAGCGCGGTGAACACGAGATTACCGACGTCGTCGCGCGGGTGATCGACGAGTACGAGATGACGCCGGTCACCCTCGACCGGTGGCTGGACGTCGGCCGCCCGTGGGAGTTGCTCGAGGCCAACGAGTGGAAACTCGCCGCGCTCGAGGGGCGACTCGACGGCGACGTGAGCGAGGACGCCACGCTCGAGGGGCCGGTGGTCGTCGAGGCGGGCGCGACGGTCGAACCCGGCGTCGTGATCGAAGGCCCGGCGCTCGTCCGCGAGGGTGCCGAGGTCGGGCCGAACGCCTACGTCCGCGGTGCGACGCTGATCGGTCCCGACGCGGAAGTCGGCCACAGCGTCGAGATCAAAAACAGCGTCGTCTCGCGCGGGACGTCGGTCAGTCACCTCTCCTACGTTGGCGACAGCGTCCTCGGGCGGGACGTCAACGTCGGTGCGGGGACGAACGTGGCGAACCTCCGGCACGACGACGCCGACATCAAATTCACCGTCAAAGGGGAGCGCGTCTCGACGGGGCGTCGGAAGTTCGGCGTCGTCGCCGGCGACGAGGTCAAAACGGGTATCAACACGAGCCTCACACCCGGTCTGCGACTCGAGACCGGTGCGACCACCACACCCGGCGAAACCGTCGACCGGGACCGGTAACCGCCGACCCGGACCGATGCATCCGCGGCGGGTCGTCGAACGGAGAGACCGCCCGCTCGGCGAACGGAAACGGCGAAAGGTGAGACGAGGACGAGGAGACGGGTGCGGGCGTGGTTGCTCGGTTCCCGGGAACCGAGCGCGCGACGGGCCGGAGCGACGCGCAATGCCGGTTGAGACGTGAAAAGCGCCTGTGTCCCGGCAGCCGTACCAATGTGGTGCCAAAATAAAAAGTCAGCGGTCGGTGTCCACCGGGGGCCGCAGTCCCGCGGTCACAGCCGGCGATCCTGCAGCGCCGGGAACTCGTCGCGGACGTCGGCGACCGTTCCCGGGTCGATCTCCGTCGTGACCAGCGCCGGCTCGTCGCCGCTCGAGGCGAGCGAGACGCCCCACGGATCGTAGACGCTCGATCGACCGAGGAGGGTCGCGTCGTCGAACTCGCCGGCCCCGTTGATCGTCGCGACGTAGGCCTGGTTCTCGATCGCGCGAGCCCGCGAGAGGGTCTGCCAGTGTTCGATGCGCGGGTAGGGCCACGCGCTGGGGACGAGTACCAGATCGACCCCGTCGTCGACCAGTCGCCGATAGAGTTCCGGGAACCGCAGATCGTAACAGGTCGTCACGCCGACGGTGAAGTCGCCGATCGTCGCGGTCTCGAGCCGTTCGCCGGCGACGAGGAGGTGGGACTCCGCAGATTCGTAGCCGAACAGGTGGTGTTTCCGGTAGACCAGCCGGCGTTCGCCGTCGGCGTCGAACAGCGCGGCCGTGTTCGCCAGTCCCTCGTCGGCCGGCGTTTCGACAGCGTCGGTCGCCGCGAGGTCCTCGACGATGCTGCCGGCGAGGACCGCGATACCGTGGTCGGCCGCCGCGTCCCGGAGCCGCGTGAACGTCTCCCCTCCGAACGGCTCCGCGTTGCGCGCGTAGAGATCGAACGCGAAGTAGCCCACGTTGAACAGTTCGGGAAGCGCGACCAGGTCCGCGCCGCGGTCGGCGGCCCGCGAGACCGCTTCGAGCGCGCGATCGACGTTCGCCTCGACCGCGCCGGCCTCGACGCGAAGCTGTGCGAGCGCGAGCGTCAGGGAGTCGCCGCCGTCAGTGTCGGCGGCGTCGGTGTCGGTATCGATCGTCATGGTCCCACCGTGGCCGCCCCACCGTCCTTACTGTGTCGTCTGCAGATCCCGCTCGAGCGCGCGCCGGAGGTTCTCGAGCTCCGAGTCGAGGTTGCGCTTGAAGAACTTCTCGACGCCCGGCAGTTTGCCGTCGACGACGAAGTGGTTCTCGAGGCGAGCGCCGCCGTCGGTGTCGACGATCTCGTGTTCGCCGGTCACTTTCAGGACCTTGGATTTCCCGACGAACTTGACGTACTCGGGGGGGTCGCGTGTGACGTCTTCCGTGTGTACAGTCACCGTTTTCCGCACGAGAGGGATGGGAAGTTTTACCTGCCAGGTGACTCGCCGTCCGTCCGAACCGTCCACCGAGTACTCTTCGACGACGCTGATCGCCCGGGCGCGGTTCGCCGGATCGGCGATGAACTCCCAGACCCGCTCGGGCGACGCCGAGACGTCGAACGACCGGTCGACCCGTACAGTCATGCCCGTACGTGCGCGATTGTCGGATAAAAAGACCGTGGACCAGCGGTCGCCATCGATTCGAGCGGTATCGATCGGGTCTCGGTTCGGCATCGAACGAGAGACGCGGGTCCGTTCGCTGCTGGCGGTCAACTGATCGTGACTTTCCAGGTCGTCGACCGGGCCCGCCCCCACTTCTCGATGTCGACTTCGTCCGCCTTCTCCGCGAGATGGGGGAGGCGAACGCCGACCTGTTTCGACGAGAGTCCGATCGCGTCCGCGATGTTTTTCGCCCGGAAGTATTGCTCGCCGCGGGCGGCGCTCTCGCGGAGGTACGAGAGGATCTGCTGCTCTTCGTCGGAGTAATCGGTCATCGTCCGTGCGGCTCTCTAGGGTGTCGTCGGTCTTAACTCTTAACGGCCGATACGGCCCAGTTCGGTGCGGCCCGCCGGTCGTCCGCCGGTCGAATTCGAGCGCGGATCGTCGTCAGTACCAGTAGAGGTGGATGCCGACGACCGCCAGCGAACTGAAGAGAACGGCCGCAGCGAAGCCCCAGGCCGCCGTCACGTCCGGTGCACCGATCAACATTAGCAGTGCCCCGACCACCGCGAGCGCGCTCAGCACGAGCGCCAGTCCAACGCCTTTGTCCGTCGATGCGGATTCCGTAGCCATGGGCGGGCGTTGTGTGTGGGGTGTCTTAACTTCTCTCTTTCCTGAGCGAACTGCGGGACCGGACGACCGGTGGCCACTCGAGCGGCCGGATGGGTGCAGGTGATACTCGAGCGGCCGCGATCGGCTCGACCAGTCGAAAAGCGGCGATCACTCGCTGGGACGCTACGACGCTGGGACGCCGCCGGTCACTTGATCGTCGTGTGCTCGGACTCCTCGTTCAGCGCGAGGTTCGCCGCGATTTCCGCGTTCCGCATCGCGTACTGGGCGGTCTGCTGGAGGCTGACGAGCACCTCGCGGACCCGGAGCAGGTCCGCGTTGTCCATCTCCGGGAGCCCCGAGAGGATCTCCTGCTCGAGGTCGGAGATATCGTGGAAGAGCGCCCGGACCTCGTTGGACTTGTCGTAATCGCGCTCGACGGCCGCCTCGACGGCCTTGGACGTGATCTCGTCGACTAACTCGTTCAGCTCCCGAATCTGGCGCATCACCGAACTGTCGACGTTCAGCGTGTGACCCTCGGTCTCGATGACGATTTCGGCGATATCCTCGCCGTTGTCGGCGGTCAGCTCCAGATTCTTCGCGATCGAGCGGTAGCCGATCAGCGGGAAGCCGCTGTTGAGGCCGACGGCTCGCGCGAGGTTCGGGTTCTGGTAGGCCGTAAAGATCAGGCGCAACAGGAGGACGAAGATCTTGTTGGCCTGTCGCTCCCGGTTCAGCGCGCGCTGGGCCAGATCGGGGTTGCCGTGGGCCAGCGCCTTGATCCCCTCGCCTCGCATCGTCTGGCCGGTCCGCTCGAGGCGCTCGAGCAGGTTGTCGAGCGTAAAGTCCTCGGGGTCGACCGAACACCGGATCGAGATGCTCTCGGGCGTCTCCTCGATGACGCCGAGGCCCATCAGCTGGGTCTCGGCCTGATAGACGGCGTTGATGTGGTCGGACTCGAGCGCGCCGTCCTCGCGCTCGATTCGAATGATGCGCCGTCCGAGGACGTACTGGGCGACGATCGCGCGCTCGACCGCGTCGGCGTCGAGCTCGTCGGTGTGAATGATCGCTTCCGTTTCTTCCGAGCTCGCGGACTCGGGCATCACGGTCAGCGTGCCCTTGCCGCTAGTCCGCAGTGAGACTTCGTCTCCCTTCTCGACGGCGTGTTCGGACGCCCACTCCGCCGGGAGGGTCATCGCGAGCGTCGACGGGCCGAGTCGTTGCACTTTCCGCGTTTCCATGGGGGACCGTAGGATCGACCCGACCTTAATCTTGACTATATGGTCATTATATCTGATCGAATCGTTATATGGTTGTCTTCGGTTCGGATCTACACTACTACCTTAAATATCTGGTCGCCGGATGGGGTCCCCTTAGACGGGACGGCGGCTACACGACGTTGACGAGACGGGTCGTGAACCGGCCCGTCCTGACCTGCAGCCAGCCGCGAAGCTCCTCGTCGATCTCCTCGTCGTCGGTGTCGACGCGCAGCGCGTCGATCTCGTCGAGTTTCTCTCCCGCGGCGACGACGGCGATCTCGTCGGCCCGGCGGATCACCTGCGGCGAGAGCTGGTGATTCCCGCGTCCGAAGATGAACCCCTGGCCGCCGATCGGTGAGACGACGATGGTGATCGGCTCGGCGAGGACCGAGAGGATCTCCGACTCGGCGGCGTCGCGGGCGAGCACCACCCCACGCTGCGAGCGGCGATCGGCCCCCGATCGCTCGGCCGCCCCGTCCGCGTCTGCGTCCTCCTCGGCGGAACCGGCGCGCCAGACGTCGACGCCCAGCGGCGACGGCTCGATCCCCAGTTCCTCCTCGATCGCTCCGACCGTGCTGCCGGGCCCGAAGACGTAGGTTCGCCCGGGCTCGACCTCCCGGGCGAATCCCGCGGCCAGCGAGTCGACGCTCCCGCTCGAGACCTGTTTGCCCGATTGGACCGCGGGCGCGACGGGGACGGGGACGACGGCTTCGAGCTGCGTTCGAACCTCCCCCTCTCGGTAGGCGTCCTCGTCGATATCGTTGACCTCGCGGCGTTCGACGCGATCGAATTCCGCGGCGATTCGGCCGGCGTCGGCCGGCGTCACGCCGAAGACCGACGAGTAGATCTTGACGCCGGCCGGGACGCCGAGCATCGGGGTCTCGTTCGCTCCCTCCTCGAGAACCTCGGCGACGTCGACCGCGGTCCCGTCGCCGCCGACGAAGAAGAGCAGGTCGACGTCGCGCTCGAGCAGCGCCCGGACGGCCGCGCGGGTATCGGCCGCCGTCGTGTCCGCCGTCGCGGGATCAGTAGCGCTCGCGGACGCGGTCGACTCGTGACGATCGCCCGTCTCGTCCGGGTCGTAGACGATGACCGGTTCGTAGCCGGCGTCTCGAGCCGCGCGTTCGCCCATCGCGCCCGCGACCGTGTACACAGTGATATCGGGCGCACGTCGATGGAGTGATCGCAGGGCCTCGCGCGCCCGATCCGGTGCTCGCGGCTCGGCGCCGCGGCGGCGCGCCTCCGCGAGCTTCCCGTCGGTCCCCTTTAATCCGACCCGCCCGCCCATTCCCGCGATCGGGTTGACGACGACGCCGATGGACTCCATAGCCGGCTATGTGGACGCCAGTCTCAAAGCCGTATCGCAGCCGTCCGTCGGTCTCGACGCGCGAGCGACGGCGCTGCTCGCACGGTCCGACGCCGACGAGCCCCGGTGACGAGACCGACGAGCAGCGGACGGATTCGCACGGTTTCTGAACAGTTAAGGGGGATGCGGACCGATCGCCGACTATGACTGCACTGATCGACGCCGCCGTTCTCGCGACGGAATCGGAGCTGCCGATGCACATCGTCGGCTGGGTAACGCTGGCTCTGAGCCTGCTGGTCACGATCGCCTGGGTGGCCTACTTCTACCGCTGACGGCGTCGCCGACTCACGGGGAGTCGACCCGCTCGCGAAGCCACTCGGCCGCCGCCGTGACAGTCGCTTCGTCGGTCCCCTCGAGTTCGATCCGGACCGACTCGCCCGGGTAGCTCCCGACGGAGACGTCGAACCGCTCGCGGAGGTCGGCGATCCGCTCGAGGAGCGCGCTCTCCGGTTCGTCGGCGACGACCGTGTCTCGATGCGTCGGCGTCCCGGTAAACTCCTCGGCGATCGACTCGAACATCGCTTTCATCTCCGTCGGGACGCCTGGGAGGACGTAGACGCTCTCGAGCGCCGCGCCGGGGGCGACGCCGGTCTCGTTGTGGAGCGCTCGCGCACCGGCCGGGAGGTCCGTCGTTCCCGACGCGAGGTCGTCGCGGGCGTAGCCGTCGTCCTCGAGCCAGGCGAGGGCTGCCGCGTGTTCCTCGACCGCGCGGCCGAGTGCGGCCGCGACGCCCTCCATGGTGACGTCGTCGTGGGTCGGACCGAGCCCGCCGGTGACGAGGACGGCGTCGTACTCGGCGCGGTACTCGTTGACGACGCGGGCGATGTCGGCGACGCGATCCGGGACGGTGGTGACGCGCTCGACGCTGACGCCGCGATCGGCGAGCCGTTCACAGAGCCACGTGGCGTTCGTATCCGTCGTTCGTCCCGCGAGCAGTTCGTCTCCGACCGTTACGACCGCGACGTTCATACCGGTTCGTTCGCGCCCATCCCTCAAATGCGTCTCGTCCTCTTCACAGCCGTCCTCGCGTTCCCGATCGCACCCGTTCGATTGGAAGTCGCCATTACCGTGGAGAACAGCCATATAAAGTATCGCTCCCGATAACCACAAGATTCAATCTTGATAATTAGTAACGGGGAGAGTATGTCTCGGAGTCGGACAGAAACGAACGAGGCGGATTCGGCTGTGGTCCTCTCCGCTCTGGGGAGCAAATACAGCGCAGAGATCCTCTGCGCGGCGGGAACACCGAAATCGGCACAGGCACTGAGCGAAGATATCGAGATCCCGATCGCGACCTGCTACCGTCGAATCGAAGAACTCGTCGATGCCGGCCTGTTGACCTGCGAGGGGCGGCAGCTCTCGGAGGAGGGTCGACGAACGAACATCTATCGCCGAACGGTCGACGAGATCGAAATCGACTTTTCGGACGACACCCCCGTGTTCTCCCAAAAACACCGCACTGAGGCCAAGAACAGGCTACACGACAAACTCACGGACTGAGGTCGAACCTCTCGAACCAGCCCTCCCTCGCGGTCCGCCGCCGTCGACGACGCGACACGGTGTCGGTGGCGGCGAATCCTAGCCGATTCGAATCGTAATGTTAGAACGTATACACTATTTATCCCCGTCGAGTCGCTTCGTCAGGACGCATGTGGGAACTCGGTCCTGATGCGGACGAACCGGAGTGGCGAGCGGTCGAGACGCCGTTCTCGGCCGATCTCTTCGAAGTCGTGAACACCGTTGCCGGTCCCTACGCGATCGGCGACGGCGGCGTCATCGTCGCCGATCGCGGCGACGGGTGGGACGTGATCGTCGACGACGGCCCCAACGTCAGGGACAACCAACTCCGCGGGCTGGACGTCACCGACGACGGCCGCCGAATCTGGTTCGCGGGCTCGAGCGGTGCGATCGGCTGTTACGACGTCGAGACGCGGCGGAAGTTCGACTATTCGTATCCGAAGGAGAAGACGAGCACCTGGGAGGGGCTCGCCGTCTCGGGAGAGGCGGGCGACGAGAAGGTCCTCATCGCGAACGGCTCCGGGGAACTCCTTCCCGTCACGATCCACGGGTTCGACGCGGACTGGGGGGTCGCGAGCAAACCGAACCAGAAGGGGTCCAAGGTCGCCGGGCTCGCCGCCTCGCCGAACGGCTACGGCTACGCCGTCGACACGAGCGGGAACGCGTTCAAGACGACGCCGGACGACGGCTGGGAGGACATCGGGATCGTCAACTCGCAGGTAAAGTTCTACGACATCTGGGCGGGTGAAGACGAGCGCGTCTACGTCGCCGCTGGCGACGGCCGTCTCTACCGGTACGACGACTCGTATCGGAACTGGACCCCGATCGGCGTCGGTGAGAAGTCGCTGCGCGCCTTCGACAAGTACGGAGCACAGTTGGTTGCCCTCGGCGACGCCGGCGCCCTATACCAGCGTATCGACGGGGGAGAGCGATGGGAGAAACGCCACACGCCGACCGAGAGCGTTCTCAACGACGTCGCACTCGGCGATCCGGACGTCGCGGTCGGCAAGAACGGACTCGTCATCGAACGTCCACGCGGCGAGCCCCGCGACGCGGGGACGAGCCCGGACGGTGACAACTTCGACGGCCGAGGCGAGAATTTCGACCCCAACGAGACCGGTCGCCGGGAATCTACCGAAGAGGCGGGCGACGACGGCAGCACCGAGCCGGACCGACCGAACGAGTCCGGCGCTCCCGACCGGTCGGACCGGTCGGACTCCCCCTCCGAGTCCTCACCTTCCGCTGACGGCGAACCGACGGACGGAACGGACGACTAGTCGCTTCCAGCGATGACCAGCGAGGGAACCCGAGAACCCCGCTCCGGTTCCCGCCGGCAGTTCGGGAGCCGCGACGCGTGCGTCGAGGGACGGTTACTCCGCCGTTCGCTCGAGCACGAGCCCGTTTTCGCCGACGGCGACGCTCGGTGAGCCGACGAGGACGCCGTGGATCGTCCGCGTCCCGTTCCAGTCCGTCTCGCGCCACGATCCGCCCTCGCGAATCCGGAGAAGCCCGCTTTCGCCGCCGGCTATTCGCGTCCCTTCGGCGACGTCGAGACACTCGATAGCGGCGTCGCCCACCGAGTATGGGGTCCAGCCGTCAGTTTCGTCCCGTTCGTAGAGCCGACCGTTCCCGCCGCCGACGACGAGGGTCGACTCACCCGCGGCGGCCGCGTAGAGACTGTCCTCCACGCCGGCGAGACCGATCCGTTCCCATCCCGTTTCGGTGGTCTCCCACACGGTTCCATCGTCGTCGACGCCGTATCCTCGCCCGTCACCGTCCGCCGCTAGCGCGGTGATCGCGGTCCCGTCAGCCGGGTTCGTCCGTCGGTCCCAGTTCGGCTCCGCGCCGGCGACAGTTCCCGGGAGGACGACGCCGTTCCCGTCGGCGAGCAGGAGTTTCTCGGACCCGCGGTCGCCGGCGACCGTGAGCGCGCGAACC
The Natrinema salaciae genome window above contains:
- the glmU gene encoding bifunctional sugar-1-phosphate nucleotidylyltransferase/acetyltransferase, yielding MKAVVLAAGQGTRMRPLSESVPKPMLPVADRPLAAHTVDAAIDAGADEIVIVIGYEGERVRDYFGTERRGTPVSYAVQEEQAGTADAVNAARDHLEGPFAVLNGDNLYDQAAIDRLFDACPAVCAIEVEEPSNYGVLSTDDSGDGHVTEIVEKPAEPPTNLANAGAYAFPAEAREWLEVPASERGEHEITDVVARVIDEYEMTPVTLDRWLDVGRPWELLEANEWKLAALEGRLDGDVSEDATLEGPVVVEAGATVEPGVVIEGPALVREGAEVGPNAYVRGATLIGPDAEVGHSVEIKNSVVSRGTSVSHLSYVGDSVLGRDVNVGAGTNVANLRHDDADIKFTVKGERVSTGRRKFGVVAGDEVKTGINTSLTPGLRLETGATTTPGETVDRDR
- a CDS encoding carbon-nitrogen family hydrolase; amino-acid sequence: MTIDTDTDAADTDGGDSLTLALAQLRVEAGAVEANVDRALEAVSRAADRGADLVALPELFNVGYFAFDLYARNAEPFGGETFTRLRDAAADHGIAVLAGSIVEDLAATDAVETPADEGLANTAALFDADGERRLVYRKHHLFGYESAESHLLVAGERLETATIGDFTVGVTTCYDLRFPELYRRLVDDGVDLVLVPSAWPYPRIEHWQTLSRARAIENQAYVATINGAGEFDDATLLGRSSVYDPWGVSLASSGDEPALVTTEIDPGTVADVRDEFPALQDRRL
- a CDS encoding SRPBCC family protein, coding for MTVRVDRSFDVSASPERVWEFIADPANRARAISVVEEYSVDGSDGRRVTWQVKLPIPLVRKTVTVHTEDVTRDPPEYVKFVGKSKVLKVTGEHEIVDTDGGARLENHFVVDGKLPGVEKFFKRNLDSELENLRRALERDLQTTQ
- a CDS encoding DUF7123 family protein, whose product is MTDYSDEEQQILSYLRESAARGEQYFRAKNIADAIGLSSKQVGVRLPHLAEKADEVDIEKWGRARSTTWKVTIS
- a CDS encoding DUF7525 family protein — its product is MATESASTDKGVGLALVLSALAVVGALLMLIGAPDVTAAWGFAAAVLFSSLAVVGIHLYWY
- a CDS encoding phosphate signaling complex PhoU family protein, which gives rise to METRKVQRLGPSTLAMTLPAEWASEHAVEKGDEVSLRTSGKGTLTVMPESASSEETEAIIHTDELDADAVERAIVAQYVLGRRIIRIEREDGALESDHINAVYQAETQLMGLGVIEETPESISIRCSVDPEDFTLDNLLERLERTGQTMRGEGIKALAHGNPDLAQRALNRERQANKIFVLLLRLIFTAYQNPNLARAVGLNSGFPLIGYRSIAKNLELTADNGEDIAEIVIETEGHTLNVDSSVMRQIRELNELVDEITSKAVEAAVERDYDKSNEVRALFHDISDLEQEILSGLPEMDNADLLRVREVLVSLQQTAQYAMRNAEIAANLALNEESEHTTIK
- a CDS encoding ATP-NAD kinase family protein, which translates into the protein MESIGVVVNPIAGMGGRVGLKGTDGKLAEARRRGAEPRAPDRAREALRSLHRRAPDITVYTVAGAMGERAARDAGYEPVIVYDPDETGDRHESTASASATDPATADTTAADTRAAVRALLERDVDLLFFVGGDGTAVDVAEVLEEGANETPMLGVPAGVKIYSSVFGVTPADAGRIAAEFDRVERREVNDIDEDAYREGEVRTQLEAVVPVPVAPAVQSGKQVSSGSVDSLAAGFAREVEPGRTYVFGPGSTVGAIEEELGIEPSPLGVDVWRAGSAEEDADADGAAERSGADRRSQRGVVLARDAAESEILSVLAEPITIVVSPIGGQGFIFGRGNHQLSPQVIRRADEIAVVAAGEKLDEIDALRVDTDDEEIDEELRGWLQVRTGRFTTRLVNVV
- a CDS encoding competence/damage-inducible protein A, with product MNVAVVTVGDELLAGRTTDTNATWLCERLADRGVSVERVTTVPDRVADIARVVNEYRAEYDAVLVTGGLGPTHDDVTMEGVAAALGRAVEEHAAALAWLEDDGYARDDLASGTTDLPAGARALHNETGVAPGAALESVYVLPGVPTEMKAMFESIAEEFTGTPTHRDTVVADEPESALLERIADLRERFDVSVGSYPGESVRIELEGTDEATVTAAAEWLRERVDSP
- a CDS encoding winged helix-turn-helix domain-containing protein produces the protein MSRSRTETNEADSAVVLSALGSKYSAEILCAAGTPKSAQALSEDIEIPIATCYRRIEELVDAGLLTCEGRQLSEEGRRTNIYRRTVDEIEIDFSDDTPVFSQKHRTEAKNRLHDKLTD
- a CDS encoding WD40/YVTN/BNR-like repeat-containing protein, with amino-acid sequence MWELGPDADEPEWRAVETPFSADLFEVVNTVAGPYAIGDGGVIVADRGDGWDVIVDDGPNVRDNQLRGLDVTDDGRRIWFAGSSGAIGCYDVETRRKFDYSYPKEKTSTWEGLAVSGEAGDEKVLIANGSGELLPVTIHGFDADWGVASKPNQKGSKVAGLAASPNGYGYAVDTSGNAFKTTPDDGWEDIGIVNSQVKFYDIWAGEDERVYVAAGDGRLYRYDDSYRNWTPIGVGEKSLRAFDKYGAQLVALGDAGALYQRIDGGERWEKRHTPTESVLNDVALGDPDVAVGKNGLVIERPRGEPRDAGTSPDGDNFDGRGENFDPNETGRRESTEEAGDDGSTEPDRPNESGAPDRSDRSDSPSESSPSADGEPTDGTDD